The Janthinobacterium lividum genome has a window encoding:
- a CDS encoding nuclear transport factor 2 family protein, protein MEAQDPGHQTLMQEQLRDIERSRLRALVDGDLAVARSLHADDFQLVTPIGSMLSREEYLGAIAAGHMRYLSWEPGDIAVRLHGDAAVLRYQAQLEVNFGGQAVPRSRYWHIDSYERRDGRWQAVWSQATAIR, encoded by the coding sequence ATGGAAGCACAGGACCCTGGCCACCAGACGCTCATGCAGGAACAATTGCGCGACATCGAGCGCAGCCGCCTGCGCGCGCTGGTCGACGGCGACCTGGCAGTGGCGCGCAGCTTGCACGCCGATGATTTTCAGCTGGTCACGCCCATCGGCAGCATGCTGTCCCGGGAAGAATATCTGGGCGCGATCGCGGCAGGCCACATGCGCTATCTGAGCTGGGAACCGGGCGATATCGCCGTACGCCTGCATGGCGATGCGGCTGTCCTGCGCTATCAGGCCCAGCTTGAAGTCAATTTCGGCGGCCAGGCCGTGCCCCGCTCGCGCTACTGGCATATCGATAGCTATGAGCGGCGCGATGGACGCTGGCAAGCCGTCTGGTCGCAGGCGACGGCGATACGCTGA
- a CDS encoding TetR family transcriptional regulator produces MSLHTLKTQRILDAALAVFCRYGYRKTSMLDIAQAADMSRAALYLHFKNKEDVFRTGSERAHATVMAQVTAALAEPGPVFTRIETALLAFQQGLMAEISSSAHGQELFDANMTLAADITLNARATLVASTAGALEQAEAAGDIALRRVDASAAQVAGLLVATMDGIKHTQGGGEALRQGIALHMRLLGAALLRM; encoded by the coding sequence ATGTCACTCCACACCCTGAAAACCCAGCGGATACTCGATGCGGCCCTGGCCGTGTTTTGCCGCTACGGCTACCGCAAAACGTCCATGCTCGACATCGCGCAGGCGGCCGATATGTCGCGCGCCGCGCTGTACCTGCACTTCAAGAACAAGGAAGACGTGTTCCGCACCGGCTCTGAACGGGCGCATGCCACCGTCATGGCGCAAGTGACAGCGGCGCTAGCCGAACCCGGCCCCGTCTTCACGCGCATCGAAACGGCGCTGCTGGCATTCCAGCAGGGCTTGATGGCGGAAATTTCGTCCAGCGCGCATGGACAGGAACTGTTCGATGCCAACATGACCCTGGCCGCCGACATCACCTTGAACGCGCGGGCAACCCTGGTGGCGTCAACGGCCGGCGCACTGGAGCAAGCCGAAGCGGCGGGCGATATCGCGCTGCGCCGGGTGGACGCGAGTGCCGCGCAAGTGGCAGGCCTGCTGGTGGCCACCATGGATGGCATCAAGCACACGCAAGGGGGAGGGGAAGCGTTGCGCCAGGGCATAGCACTGCACATGCGCTTGCTGGGAGCGGCGCTGCTGCGCATGTGA